One genomic segment of bacterium BMS3Abin08 includes these proteins:
- the hldE_1 gene encoding bifunctional protein HldE, whose amino-acid sequence MEMPEQSNKIVDRVTLESVVAELKKESKRVVFTNGCFDILHAGHVRYLRQARELGDCLVVGLNSDGSAGRLKPQRPIVPEGERAEVLSALEMVDYITIFDEDTPYDLIRAIRPDILVKGGDWRVGEIVGADLVGEVYSLPYRRGFSTTGIIERITRRYCSSR is encoded by the coding sequence ATGGAAATGCCTGAACAATCAAATAAAATAGTCGACAGGGTTACCCTTGAATCGGTCGTTGCTGAACTCAAAAAAGAGAGTAAGCGGGTGGTTTTTACCAACGGCTGTTTTGATATTCTCCATGCCGGTCACGTGCGTTACCTCCGGCAGGCCCGGGAGCTTGGTGACTGCCTTGTCGTGGGGCTGAACTCCGACGGCTCTGCCGGCAGGCTGAAGCCTCAAAGACCGATAGTGCCGGAAGGGGAGAGGGCCGAGGTCCTCTCGGCATTAGAGATGGTTGATTACATCACGATCTTTGATGAGGACACCCCCTATGATCTCATCAGGGCCATAAGGCCCGACATCCTGGTCAAGGGCGGTGACTGGAGGGTTGGGGAGATTGTCGGCGCCGACCTTGTCGGCGAGGTATACAGCCTTCCATACAGGCGGGGTTTCTCCACCACCGGCATAATTGAAAGGATCACGAGAAGGTACTGCAGCTCCAGATGA
- the mutT4 gene encoding putative mutator protein MutT4: MRPASLKRQTSAGGIIFKNEGEESSVALVAVRAGAVWTLPKGLIEKGEKPEETAVREVREETGLEARIVDFLGSVSYWYFMRNENTKYRKTVYYYLMELQDGAPEDHDREVDEVAWFSVGDALKVLTYRGDIEIMGRAKDILRDARKSGSPAKGGCPPFGI; encoded by the coding sequence ATGCGCCCGGCATCACTTAAAAGGCAAACCTCGGCAGGAGGTATTATTTTCAAAAACGAGGGAGAAGAGTCGAGTGTTGCACTTGTCGCCGTCAGGGCCGGCGCTGTCTGGACCTTACCAAAGGGCCTGATTGAAAAGGGCGAAAAGCCTGAAGAGACAGCCGTCAGAGAGGTGCGGGAAGAAACGGGTCTCGAGGCAAGAATAGTTGATTTTCTCGGTTCCGTATCATACTGGTATTTCATGAGGAACGAGAATACAAAGTACCGCAAGACCGTGTATTACTATCTCATGGAGTTGCAGGATGGAGCCCCTGAGGACCATGACCGGGAGGTTGACGAGGTTGCCTGGTTTTCTGTCGGTGATGCGTTGAAGGTGCTCACTTACAGGGGAGATATAGAGATAATGGGACGTGCAAAGGATATTTTGCGGGATGCCCGGAAGTCAGGCTCTCCGGCCAAAGGAGGATGTCCACCCTTTGGAATATAG
- the ybgC gene encoding acyl-CoA thioester hydrolase YbgC: MHHRLKINIYYEDTDCAGVVYYANYLKYFERARTELLRSLGIPVRGLMDEGLYFVVVKASLDYHRPGRYGDTLLIETEVVHIGPASIEFSHYVRNDLTGDMLVSGMVKIATVTDRMKPVRLPAKIKESFENAPGIT; the protein is encoded by the coding sequence ATGCACCACCGGCTGAAAATAAACATCTATTATGAGGATACGGATTGCGCTGGGGTGGTTTACTATGCGAACTATCTTAAGTATTTCGAGCGGGCCCGCACGGAACTCCTCCGGAGCCTCGGCATCCCTGTCAGGGGTTTGATGGATGAGGGCCTGTACTTTGTTGTGGTGAAGGCATCATTGGACTATCACCGCCCCGGAAGATATGGAGATACACTCCTGATCGAGACTGAGGTCGTCCACATTGGTCCGGCCTCGATTGAGTTTTCCCATTATGTAAGGAATGATTTGACGGGGGATATGCTTGTTTCCGGCATGGTGAAGATAGCAACGGTGACTGACCGTATGAAACCGGTAAGGCTTCCCGCAAAGATCAAGGAATCCTTTGAGAATGCGCCCGGCATCACTTAA